The nucleotide window GGGCGAAGCGGTGCCTCTTGCGCAGCAGACTGGCGGCGGCGGAGTGCGCCTGCGCAGCCGCAGCGGCCGCGCGCTCGCCGTGCAGCCCGCGGGTCAGCCGCCCGCATAGATCTCTGACAAAagcacataaataaatatattatgaaaagAAGCGAAATAGACATATAAAATGAGGTTTCGCTTGCTCAATCGTTCACAGCCCAGCGTTGTTGCGTTATCACCGTATACATCGCGGCgagacatttattaaattaacaaggaATGTTATccttaaactttaaaaaaaatcttaaatagggacaatttattacttttttttaaaatttaatatgaaaagaattaaaaataacaaacttgTACGCTCCGAGGGCATCTAAAGCTAGCAGTATTTTAGCGCCGGCGCCGTATTCATAGTCCACCTCCTCTATGGACGATTCGCCCATTGTTGTAGCCAGGCTgatggaaaaattaaaaaaaaaaaacaattttagttgcgcattttaaaaatagaactaGCTGCatgcgctgaattaaaaaaaaaacttagtagtctatgtgttcttccagactatgatctacatctatgccaaatttcattaagatccgtttagccgttctgaaaataccttctaacaaacatccatctatccatccaaacattcccatttataatattagtaaaataagaataactttgggatattttaaaatagaactagGCAGGCTACTAGTGTAACTTACTCAGCAGCAGTCTTGATGGCTTGTCTGACAGCGAGCCAGGCGGGGGGCTCGGCCGCGGGCGCTGCGGCGAGCGCGCTCAGCGCAGCCCCCACCTCCCTGATGTCTGCCCGCTCAGCCTCACACCGACCACCCACTGACAACAACTATCTCATTTTACCTGATaactttatgaaattaaactttgtctttctttaatattaatcatatCAAACCTCTttcgaatattttatataatctgtTAAGTCCAAGTTGCACGAGACGTAGCTGCTCCTGCTCTGATACGAAAGCTGCCTGCATTTCatctattgaaatttggctctgtaaagaacaaaacaaagtttcttaaataaaaaaaaggaactCGCACATCGCTTTATTTAAGAAGAACAAACTTACTGTGGATTCATCTTGAGTACCGGCCAGTACGAATTCATCGTGCTTCGGCTTATCCAAACGTGAAGAAGATTCACAGAGGAAGGTGCGTAAATCCGCGTCGTGAGCAAGCACCGGGTGACGCGCCACGAGGGTCAGCCATCGCTGCAGCGCTGCACGGCGCCGCTGCAGGAACACTGGGCTACCGCCGCCGACCACCACGCGTTTAGGTGGCAAACGACTTACAGCGCtggtacatttaaattatataatgtctggtttacattatgccagtacagtaagaCAGTAGCGCTGGCATGGACTCACTGGCCCcagtttatattatactagttgTATGCTTGCCAGTTTATCTGTACTGGCATATTGTAAACCATAATTGACAATTCATAACTctttaaacaagaaatatagTGGCCAGCATTCTTAGTGAATAATACTGACCACtaagaactattttttttctatcccTGAAATGAGTacactataaaaattaacactgGCTGTTATGTAGACACCTTTCATTGCTAATTGCTACAATATCTAAATAGACATAGTTTTAAGATTAAGTAAAACTACACAAATTCTCGTATCACTTAAAATTATGATCAACACTTATTTCCATCAAcacttaattaaacaaaaaatataatttttttgtaagttcATTATCATTATATACTCTACAATGTAATGAAcgggatattttttatttatcaacaatTAATTGAAACAAGGTCACTTCAGTTCACAATTATagtgataataaaatacattatacaaatgtttatttataccattgaacaacaaaacaaactgATTGTTTactcaattattatatttagctTAACACtatcaaacatttttaaatatagtggcaAACCGGATGATACGAGATTGTTATATTACATTTCACATATACATTACGTTTATACCCTAagatatgtaatttttgtaattttttttaaattgaaaaagtgaGCGTTTGACCACAATCCCACCCGATGAGGAGATGATTTGGTCTAAAGATAGTAtgcgctagctttgtaaatgcctattcactctactcttgtaGGCCCCATCTTACTTGGACGGAAATACTGACGCCGGCAAATTATTCCAATCTTTTgcagtacgcacaaggaatgatgatttaaatgaatttaaatgattCAAATTCAGAAATAACTATGCATGTTATTCATCAAACAACTAACCAGAGAGTGGAATAAAAATCTGTAATCACTGCCCACccttatagtaacagacataaaTGGCAATGGATTTATCATACTCCTATATAATTTGTTGAGacataataaatacagttatcttaataaatagaGAAATATACCTTATTTACATACCGATATGGATATTTAGCACAAAAAACATCACACAGTTGAACAAACTCATTATATCTGCGGGTCACTGTTGTTCCGTGTCTTCTAGAGCTTACGTAATATTCACAATGCTTTAATATCAATCCTTTACGTTCTGGTACTAATTCTACACTGATCACATCTGTTGCCTCAAGATCTTCAAATGTTACTATTTCTAAATTAGTCATATTTACAAGTTGTaactgaaaacaaaattaaacatgatataaaaaattagataatgTAATATGCTTATTTCATATGCCTGATAAGAAAATGTATAATGCAAAAGTGGGTGGATatgtgcaaaaatatatagtcACAATAAccaatagaattattttttaactgttgtgtattaaaaacttttttctaaacacaaaataattagaaaaataatataggtgGATTAGAATAAAGtaagtttaaaagaaaaaaagaaaaaattacttttatctttCAATTCGAGAGGTAGAGATTCTAATGATGGGAAGAAAAGAATTGAGTAAAACTTTGCATCACCACACAGTGTTAGATCtggtgttaattatttaaaatataagttctttatgaaatactagcttttacccgcgactccg belongs to Papilio machaon chromosome 10, ilPapMach1.1, whole genome shotgun sequence and includes:
- the LOC106718035 gene encoding sorting nexin-8-like — protein: MTNLEIVTFEDLEATDVISVELVPERKGLILKHCEYYVSSRRHGTTVTRRYNEFVQLCDVFCAKYPYRAVSRLPPKRVVVGGGSPVFLQRRRAALQRWLTLVARHPVLAHDADLRTFLCESSSRLDKPKHDEFVLAGTQDESTSQISIDEMQAAFVSEQEQLRLVQLGLNRLYKIFERVGGRCEAERADIREVGAALSALAAAPAAEPPAWLAVRQAIKTAADLATTMGESSIEEVDYEYGAGAKILLALDALGAYKDLCGRLTRGLHGERAAAAAAQAHSAAASLLRKRHRFALVCCLEESRVARAYALAALESLQEPLRTHGIAHSRIATLWADLHSTLTYTHTNNKTK